The following proteins are co-located in the Tachysurus vachellii isolate PV-2020 chromosome 17, HZAU_Pvac_v1, whole genome shotgun sequence genome:
- the cldn2 gene encoding claudin-2: MAVASVELMGFFMGILGMIGNLVVTILPYWEYSAHIGSNIVTAVMNSKGLWMACVHQSTGVFQCETFNSILDLPTYLQVARAMMVISIIVSVQACAVSSAGMQCTVFMEGSPAKTKTAGAGGFLFLTAGLLSLIPVSWKTHEVIQTFYHFNVHESMKFEIGYCLYVGIASSLMSMLGGGLISMSCWSNLDTRQGFRHGYPYPEHLGKHGTARGASHSMPFPPSAILQSGINMNPTNRTQTMVSQISSSSHHTTTGVQDSRKPAHQKTTASYDVTGYV; this comes from the coding sequence ACTGGGAATACTCGGCCCACATTGGTTCCAACATCGTCACGGCAGTGATGAACTCAAAGGGTCTATGGATGGCGTGCGTCCACCAGAGCACCGGAGTCTTCCAGTGCGAGACCTTCAACTCCATCCTCGACCTGCCCACATACCTGCAGGTTGCCCGGGCCATGATGGTCATCTCCATTATCGTATCTGTCCAGGCCTGTGCAGTGTCCAGCGCTGGGATGCAGTGCACAGTGTTCATGGAAGGCTCACCGGCAAAGACTAAAACGGCTGGAGCCGgagggtttctttttttaacagccGGCCTTCTGTCGCTCATTCCTGTTTCCTGGAAGACCCACGAAGTAATCCAGACCTTCTACCACTTCAACGTACATGAAAGTATGAAGTTCGAGATTGGGTACTGCCTGTATGTGGGGATTGCCTCGTCTCTAATGTCTATGCTAGGCGGAGGGCTGATAAGCATGTCCTGCTGGAGCAACCTAGACACACGACAAGGGTTCAGACACGGTTACCCGTACCCTGAACACTTGGGGAAACATGGTACGGCTCGTGGTGCCTCACATTCCATGCCTTTCCCCCCTTCAGCCATTCTGCAGAGCGGAATCAACATGAATCCCACCAACAGGACCCAAACCATGGTCAGCcagatcagcagcagcagccaccACACCACCACTGGCGTCCAAGACTCCAGGAAACCGGCACACCAGAAAACAACAGCTAGCTACGACGTTACCGGGTACGTCTGA